The Flaviflexus equikiangi genome contains the following window.
GACGATGATGAAAGTTCTCAAAGACGCCGGCTTCACCAACGTTCACGAGGTCGAGGAACAGGCACAGCCCGATCCCGACTTCCCCACCGTCAGCTTCCCCAACCCGGAAGAGCCGGGTGCGCTCGATCTGGCGATTGAGAAGGCGAAGAAGGTTGGCGCGGACCTCGTGATCGCGAACGATCCCGATGCTGATCGCTGCTCGATCGCTATTCCGACCAGCACGGGCTGGCGTCAGCTCAACGGTGACGAGATCGGTTCCGTTCTCGGTGAGCAGATCGCCAAGATCGGTGCGATCACCGGCGGCACCTTCGCGTCCTCCGTCGTCTCCTCGCGCCTCCTCAAGGAGATCGCGGGCCGTCACGGCATCGCCCACGCCACCACCCTCACCGGCTTCAAGTGGATCGCTCGGGCCCCGCAGATCATCTTCGGCTACGAGGAGGCCATCGGCTTCTGTGTCGACCCGGAAGGGGTGAAGGACAAGGACGGTATCACTGCCGGGCTTCTCTTCGCCTACATCGCGGCCCAGTTGAAGACTCGTGGGCAGACCGTCGAGGACCAACTGGATCACCTCGCGCAAACCCACGGCGTGTACTTGACCGCTCCCGTCACGATCAGGGTGAGCGATCTGTCGCTCATGCCGGCGACAATGGCTCACCTCCGTGCGCACTCCCCCGAGACTCTCGCGGGTTCGGCCGTGACAAGCGTGTCGGATCTTTCTGAGGGCACACCGGACCTGCCACCGACGGATGCGATCATTCTTCTCAACGAACTCGGTGATCGCGCCGTCGTCCGCCCCTCCGGCACCGAACCGAAGGTCAAGTGCTACCTCGAGGTTATCGAGCCCGTCGCGACGACGGTGCAGGCAGCCCGCGAGGCCGCCTCGAAGAGGATGTCGCAGCTTCAGAAGGACATGTCGGCGGCGCTTGCTCTGCCGTCAGATAGCTGAATGAGGATATGAGAATGGGGGCGCGGTCGAGACCGCGCCCCCATTCCTTCGTCAGTGCTTCTTCGGACGGGGCAGGATGGCCCAGACGATGTGGGTCCAGCCTCCGAGGGCCGGATGAGGGCCGGTACGTGCGAATAGGTCCGTCAGGGGGACTTCATGGAGCAGTCCGGAGGATGGCTCGTAGATGAGCAGGGAGGCTTCTGACACCGGCTCGGCTGGAGGGACGGCCAGGACGACGTGCCGCGGCACTGCCCGGGACAGGCCCTCTCTCAGGTTCCCACCCGTATAGAGCGGGACGGGGATTCCGCGTCTGTTCGCGTGCCATACGGCGTTGAGGATTGCCCGACCATGCTCTGACGCATCATCGACTGCTCGAGCCTCATAGTCGACGCCAGGGTAGCGTGCTTCGCGGGCGAGAGACCAGGGCGGGCTCCCGTATGCGCGCGGCCACGAAAGGGGCCCGAGAGCACCGCGGCAGACGTCGGCGTGAATCTCTCTCTGGTAGGAGTCGATCATTCCCGGATTCGCGTCGAGTTCGGCTGCGAGAGTCTCATCGCCTGATGCTCGAAGCATGAGAAGGACGGCGGCCCCGCAGGTTGTGCCGTCGACCTGAGTGACGCGAGTCCCTCCGAGAGTGACAGGTACCGGGTCGCGTGGTGTGGGGGCCGCACCTGTCACGGGCCTCGATGTGAGGGGGCGCTGCCATGCGGCAACGATCCGTCCCAGGTGCAGCCCCGACATGACTATCCGATGCGATCGAGCAGCACTGATTCGCGGGTGGGTGCGACCGTGCTGATCGTGATCCCGCCTTCGAGTGCTTCACGTGCGCGCTCGAAACGGTAGTCGTCGTCAGTGTGCAGGGTGAGGATCGGCTCGCCGGCCTTCACCTGCTCACCGAGATGTGCGTGGATGGTGATTCCCGCGCCTGCTTGGACGGGGTCTTCCTTGCGTGCGCGGCCAGCGCCGAGACGCCAGGAGGCGACACCAACCTTCAGGGCATCCATTTCCGACACGACGCCATCGGTCTCTGCCACGACGGTCTCGGTGTGCTTCGCGGCCGGCATCGGAGCGTCGGGATCGCCGTCCTGTGCACGGATCATGTCCCGCCAGCAGTCCATGGCCTTGCCGTTGGCAAGGTTCTCTGCCGGGTCCACATCGACTCCTGCGGCGAGGAGCATCTCCCGTGCGAGAGCGACCGTGAGTTCGACGACGTCTGCGGGACCGCCGCCGGCGAGCACCTCGACGGACTCTTCGACCTCGAGTCCGTTGCCGATCTTGCGACCGAGGGGAACCGACATGTCAGTCAGAAGAGCCACGGTGGCTGTACCAGCGTTCTTGCCGATACGGACCATGGTCTCGGCGAGTTCGCGGGCCTGGTCGATGTCCTTCATGAAGGCGCCCGACCCGACCTTGACGTCGAGAACGAGTGACCCTGTGCCTTCCGCGATCTTCTTCGACATGATCGAGGAGGCGATGAGGGGGATCGCCTCGACCGTGGAGGTGATGTCGCGCAGGGCGTACAGCTTCTTGTCTGCGGGGGCGAGGCCGCTTCCAGCCGCGCAGATCACGGCGCCGACAGTCTCGAGCTGATGCATGATCTCCTCATTGCTGAGGTTCGCCCGCCATCCCGGAATCGCCTCGAGCTTGTCAAGAGTTCCGCCCGTGTGGCCGAGACCCCTGCCAGAGAGCTGGGGTACGGCGACGCCGAAGGAGGCGACGAGAGGAGCAAGCGGGAGCGTGATCTTGTCTCCCACTCCCCCAGTCGAATGCTTGTCCGCAGTGGGCCTCGAAAGGGACGAGAAGTCCATCGTCTCGCCCGAGTTGATCATGGCCTGCGTCCATGTCGAGATCTCGTCCTGGTTCATGCCGTTGAGGAAGATCGCCATCGCCAAAGCAGACATCTGCTCCTCGGCAACCACACCGCGAGTGTAGGCGTCGATCACCCAGTCGATCTGCTCGGTGGACAGGACCTGGCGGTCCCTCTTCGTCCGGATAATATCGACGGCGTCAAAACGTTCAGACATCTTTTTTCCTATCTACACGGCTCAGGTCTTCCGGTCCGAACCCGTACGGGAGGACCTCGGAGAAGGGCATGACGCCCGCTGGCATCTCAATCTCCATATCCGGCCCGCCATGCTCCCACAGGAGCTGTCGGCATCGGCCACAGGGCACGGTCAGCTCCCCGTTGCCGTTCACGCAGAGGAAGGCGACAAGCTTCCCTCCTCCTGAACGGACGAGGTCCGAGATCATGCCGCATTCGGCGCAGAGTGTGACGCCGTAGCCGGCGTTCTCGACGTTGCATCCAGAGAAGATGCGTCCGTCTTCGGAGAGGCCTGCTGCACCAACGGGGAACCCCGAGTAGGGCACGTAGGCCATGGTCATTGCTTCTATCGCTGCATCGCGCAGCTCATTCCAGTTGATCATGATTTGATGTACGGGATATTCTCCGCGGCAGGTGCGCGGGACTTGCCGACGAAGCCAGCGACCGCGAGGATCGTGACGACGTACGGGATCATGGCGAGCAGGTTCGGGTTGATCGGGTTCGTGGCGACGAGGGGCAGGAAGTCGACGATTGCGGATGCGAAGCCGAACATGAGCGCCGCTCCCATCGCACCGACAGGATGCCACTTGCCGAGGATCATGGCCGCGAGGGCGATGTATCCGTTACCCGCGGAGATGTTCTCCGTGAACACGGCGTTGGAGCCGATGGTGAAGGCCGCGCCGCCCAGGCCCGCGAGTGCGGATCCGAGCATGGTGTTGAGGAAACGCGTCCGGTTGACGTTGATGCCGACCGTGTCGGCGGCCTTCGGGTGTTCGCCGACCGAGCGCAGGCGCAGGCCCCAGCGCGACCTGAAGAGCATGATCGTCAGGGCGATGATGAGGAAGTAGAGGATGTACATGAGGATCGTGTGGCGGAAGAAGACCGGCCCGATAAAGGGGATCTTCGACAGGCCCGGGATCTCGTAGACGGGCAGGCTGTAGGCGATCGAGTTCCAGGACGGGTTGTTCTTGACAACCGTGCCGAGGAGGAACGACGTGATGCCGAGACAGAGCACGTTGAGCACAACACCGACGATGATCTGGTCGACCGCATAGCGCACCGAGAAGAATGCCAGCAGGGTACCGATGAGGGCACCGGCAATCGGCGCACCGATGAGCCCGATCCACGGGTTGCCGAAAGCGGAGGCGAAGACAACACCGGAGAAGGCGCCAACGAGGAGCTGGCCCTCGATCGCAATGTTGACGACGCCCACGCGCTCACAGACGACACCGGCGAGGGAGCCGTAGATGAGAGGCGTTGCGGCGGTCAGCGTCGCGGAGAACAGGAACGCCAGGGTGATGAACCTGCCCGAGCCTCCGCCCTGGAAGGTGAGGAAGGACAGGATGAGCGGCATGAGGACGATGAGTCCCAGCCACAGCGGCTGGGTGTGCCGCTTGATCGCCCTGAAGTACGAGAAGGCTGTTGCACCGGCAACGACGATGGCGAGGATCCAGCACGCCTGGTCCGCATAGACGAGCAGGTTGTTGCCGTCCCGTGTCGGACGGATGTCCTTCCACACGAACTCTGCGATGCCGTCGGCGTTGAGAGCGAAATAGATAGCGAGAAGCGTTGCCAGGCTGTAGATAACCGGGAGCTTCCACGAGATCGGGGCGAGGACTTCGTCCTCGGGAGCTACGACCTCTTCACGTTCGACGACGGTGGTCACTTTGCCTCCTGATGAAGAGTGATGTACTCGCGGTAGCCGACGCCGTCAGGCTTCGGGAAACGGAACATCCAGCGGATCAGCGGCGGGGCCGCGATGAGCAGCACGATAACGGACTGGAGAATGAGGATCATGTCGACGGGGACACCCGCGCCCTGCATGAGGG
Protein-coding sequences here:
- a CDS encoding phospho-sugar mutase, whose amino-acid sequence is MIDIDSWIEHDPDEVTRQELIALKQKAEGGDADAQAEIADRFSGPLEFGTAGLRGAMGGGPFRMNRAVVRKAAAGLVEFLQDKVGRDALIVIGYDARHNSRDFALDTAAVATAAGARALIYPRYLPTPLLAWAVRYLDADAGVMVTASHNPPKDNGYKVYLGGRVVDEDGRGVQIVPPHDSEIAEKIAATPPADEIPVASTGWSLIDESVVEAYLERTRSLIPPEHSSDIKIVHTSMHGVGGETMMKVLKDAGFTNVHEVEEQAQPDPDFPTVSFPNPEEPGALDLAIEKAKKVGADLVIANDPDADRCSIAIPTSTGWRQLNGDEIGSVLGEQIAKIGAITGGTFASSVVSSRLLKEIAGRHGIAHATTLTGFKWIARAPQIIFGYEEAIGFCVDPEGVKDKDGITAGLLFAYIAAQLKTRGQTVEDQLDHLAQTHGVYLTAPVTIRVSDLSLMPATMAHLRAHSPETLAGSAVTSVSDLSEGTPDLPPTDAIILLNELGDRAVVRPSGTEPKVKCYLEVIEPVATTVQAAREAASKRMSQLQKDMSAALALPSDS
- a CDS encoding thymidine phosphorylase, which codes for MSERFDAVDIIRTKRDRQVLSTEQIDWVIDAYTRGVVAEEQMSALAMAIFLNGMNQDEISTWTQAMINSGETMDFSSLSRPTADKHSTGGVGDKITLPLAPLVASFGVAVPQLSGRGLGHTGGTLDKLEAIPGWRANLSNEEIMHQLETVGAVICAAGSGLAPADKKLYALRDITSTVEAIPLIASSIMSKKIAEGTGSLVLDVKVGSGAFMKDIDQARELAETMVRIGKNAGTATVALLTDMSVPLGRKIGNGLEVEESVEVLAGGGPADVVELTVALAREMLLAAGVDVDPAENLANGKAMDCWRDMIRAQDGDPDAPMPAAKHTETVVAETDGVVSEMDALKVGVASWRLGAGRARKEDPVQAGAGITIHAHLGEQVKAGEPILTLHTDDDYRFERAREALEGGITISTVAPTRESVLLDRIG
- a CDS encoding cytidine deaminase, producing MINWNELRDAAIEAMTMAYVPYSGFPVGAAGLSEDGRIFSGCNVENAGYGVTLCAECGMISDLVRSGGGKLVAFLCVNGNGELTVPCGRCRQLLWEHGGPDMEIEMPAGVMPFSEVLPYGFGPEDLSRVDRKKDV
- a CDS encoding ABC transporter permease translates to MTTVVEREEVVAPEDEVLAPISWKLPVIYSLATLLAIYFALNADGIAEFVWKDIRPTRDGNNLLVYADQACWILAIVVAGATAFSYFRAIKRHTQPLWLGLIVLMPLILSFLTFQGGGSGRFITLAFLFSATLTAATPLIYGSLAGVVCERVGVVNIAIEGQLLVGAFSGVVFASAFGNPWIGLIGAPIAGALIGTLLAFFSVRYAVDQIIVGVVLNVLCLGITSFLLGTVVKNNPSWNSIAYSLPVYEIPGLSKIPFIGPVFFRHTILMYILYFLIIALTIMLFRSRWGLRLRSVGEHPKAADTVGINVNRTRFLNTMLGSALAGLGGAAFTIGSNAVFTENISAGNGYIALAAMILGKWHPVGAMGAALMFGFASAIVDFLPLVATNPINPNLLAMIPYVVTILAVAGFVGKSRAPAAENIPYIKS